From the genome of Rhinoderma darwinii isolate aRhiDar2 chromosome 1, aRhiDar2.hap1, whole genome shotgun sequence:
gacctctcagaatccccccctcctttatcctggctagtgccgggagaagcgaggggtttgaacggtctaacctcctacactgtgtgtcgccattttttgagctaacacacagtgtagaaggtttacatacactagcaaaacacactgaaacacgaacatacatagaaatcacttacctgctccagtcgccgccgctccctccggtccgtccgctccgtctgctgccgctgctccatgtgcacaagtccggaagccgcgaccggaagtagtaatcttactgcccggccgcgacttccggtccacaggaaaatggcgccggacggcgcgcatttcaaatcggactgtgtgggagcggcgcatgcgccgttcacacacacacggcgtacaccatagtggatggaacgggccccgttcgcggtccctatgggactggagctgcagtattccatgtctgtatgtgtcgttaatcgacacatacagaaatggaaaaaaaaatggcagcccccatagggaagaaaaagtgtaaaaatagaaaaaagtaacacacaaataaatataaacgtttttaataaaaccctaacataaaactgatatataaaaaaaaattttggtgacactgttcctttaaggggttaactcattttttaaaaaaaataaataatttaaaacattattacttttttcacttgtcccactaggggacatttaggctgtgttcacacggagttttttgcaggaggaaaattcctcctgcaaaaactgctccagtaggtttttgcacagtggtttgacaaaaacttgtcaaaacactcgtcgaggtttttttttcctctttctgactcattgaaatggtgttttggaggaggaaaccgcctcaagatgggtcatgttgcttctttttaccacgacgagttttttttactcgtggaaaaaaaactcgtctgcctcccattgaaatcaatgggaggcattttcgggcggtttttgaggagttttttggcgtggtttctgccccaaaaaactcgtcaaaaaactcagtgtgaacagggccttagacttgcagctttgatcgctgctagagtacattacactacctacgtagtgtaatgtattcggtCATTgtaacgtgacagtcacactgacaggaagcctcggaggaccggccggaggctgctcctccgaggcttccgtacatggcaacccagaggccattgtctggcctctgattGCCacaacaatcacttcgtgggggctgcggatgtgcttcaaaccacttaaatgcggcgatcgcaatcgggttaagaggttaattgccgaaagcaggaaCGATGGTCCACTGACCAGCAagatggatgtcagctgtcagggacagctgtcagcgcaggCTTGTCactctgtttacacagagtgacagtttgaaatactgactaaaacgaacgtcctggtgcgggaactagcacccgacCATAACGTTTattttcgtcataggtcgggaaagggttaaataacgtttttttgttgtttttacacCGTGTACCAACATTAGTAATGGAAGTGTCTGACTGAAACCTCCATTACTATTGCTAGGGCTTCATGTCAGCCAGAGGTGTGCTTGttcactaacccccccccccaatactatTACACTGGTACCCAaagcaccaggggtactgggaagagctgggaacCATCAGGAGTGGCCCTTCTGATGTGATGGGTTGCTCCTCGGGGGAAGACGCAGGATGGTATTTTTAGGATGGAAGGGActaatagccatggaccttcccatcaTGATAATATCAGACTGCGGCTGTTGGTTTTCCTTGGCTGCTTCTGGAAATAGACGTAGCGGGGGCGGGGGCTTTGGGGGGACGATGACTTCACGCAGTTTTTTTAACCAGGCATTTAAATCAAATTTTTCAACAGACATTTAAAGGTTATCCCTTAAACGACTCCtgtgtagctttagcagtattTTTGGGATCATAGTCCTGCCGGCAGACTAAAACAGGTTTTACTCAATAATGCCCTGTATTTAcagccatccatctttccttcactcctgaccagttttccagacCCTGcccatgaaaaacatctccacagcatgatgctgccactacCATGCTTCgctgtgggaatggtgttcttagGGTGATTGGAAGTTTCGGGTTTGAACCACACATAGCGTTTCCAATGATAGCCAAAGACTAACATTTACGTCTCttctgaccagagaaccttctcTTCTATGTGTTTGGCGAGTCTGCCACATGCGGGTTGGAGAGTCTGCCACATGCGGGTTGGAGAACTCGAaatgtgttttcttatgtttttttctggccactcttccatatagccccactctgtggagtgtacagcTTATAGTTTttctatggacagatacttcaaTCTCTGCTGTGGATCGTTAAAGCTCCGGCTTGTGAGTTTCAGTGGGCGGCCTTTTCTTATCCGGTTTGTAGTGgtttggtattttttttcccaatatgtTAGAACAGATTTAATGGTGCTCTGTGGGATGTTCAAAGTATGggattgtttgttttttcttacaACACAACTCTATACTATACTTCTTCACAACTTTGTCtcggacctgtttggagagctccttggtcttcatgttgcttgcttaATAGTGCTGCAGACTCAGGGGTCTTTCaggacaggtgtatttatacggaCATCAAGTGACACTTTGATtgcatacgggggggggggctcattACACTAACTAACACATGAgttctgaagttaattggtttgaccagaccttatttggaggtttcatagcaaagggttgaatacatatgcactcataattatttttttttttttttaagttttttttttttccccattccattGTAGCAATTTGGATGATTTTCTCAGCTCCATTACATAAATTCCAATTTAatatccattttaattccaggttgtaatgcaacaatacAGGAAAATCACCAGGAAGAGGGATAGTGGTGGGTGAATATTTCGCAAGGCACTGTAAATCTCTGTTCATTCTGGACTTAGGAGTCCACTGGACGGTCTTTCTCCATGATTGACAAATGTTTGTATGCccactcatacagggaaggctgtcaatcacggaGTAGGATTGTCCACCGAACCTAAGCCCAGAATAAGCAGAGCTTTAGATCAATAAATGACAAGTTATccggaatcttttcccacaaaactatatttcAATCTACTTGGctcctctataacatgctgcctgcagagcaGACAGCAATTTTAATGCAACAGGTTCCCTTTGAAGTGTAATCAGCAAGACAATTAAAAGGTGAAACCGCTGATAAATTAGGAAGAATAAATGACCTGTATCCAAATGTAGATATGTTTTTACCTTCGTCTTCTGATGCGGCTGTAGATTCCGGATTGAAGCTGTTACTTCCTTGAATTTCTTTGATGCAGCTAAAGAACACAGGCAAAACACAGTATAACAGGTATGAAGCATGAATTATACAgatcccatatataaagtgctttGCTAACCTGTCCAGCATGGCAGAAAGCTTCTTAGCGACATGAGTGCGGAATTCAGGGGTAGTTTGCAGTTCATTCCCATCATGCTCATGGCGGTCAGGTCGAACCCTACAGAACAATGAAATGTTTAGAGGACTTCCAGAAAGATACAGCAATTGGtcatgataatgaatacacaccgTAAACTTGGAACGATCGGAGAAAGAGAAATCTCTGGACTTTGTAAAGTTTTTTTCACTGAACCTGTAATATAAAAGAAAGTTGCTTGAATAGAAAGATCTATGTAGTGGTAGATTGAAATTCATGTTTCTAACAGAATGTCAATGTCTcagaagcttaaagaggctctgtcaccggattttgcaacccctatctgctattgcatgtgatcggcgctgcaatgtagataagagtaacgtttttatttttaaaaaacgagcatttttggccaagttatgaccatttttgtatttatgcaaatgaggcttgctaaagtccaactgggcgtgtttaaattaaaggtccaactgggcgtgtattatgtgtgttacatcggggcgtgtttacttcttttactagctgggcgttctgacgagaagtatcatccacttctcttcagaacgcccagcttctggcagtgcagacacagcgtgttcgagagatcatgcGGTGTCgtgactcacttcctgccccaggtcctgcatcgtgtcggacgagcgaggacacatcggcaccaggggctacagttgattctgcagcagcatcagcgtttgcaggtaagtcgatgtagctacttacctgcaaacgctgatgctgctgcagaatcaactgtagcctctggtgccgatacgatgcaggacctggggcaggaagtgagtgacgtcacagcgtgatctctcgagaacacgctgtgtctgcactgccagaagctgggtgttaacgaacagaagtggatgatgct
Proteins encoded in this window:
- the C1H12orf43 gene encoding protein CUSTOS isoform X2 — its product is MAAPRKTSQEADSDSSGEDLERFREATWEPPGSVKKTLQSPEISLSPIVPSLRVRPDRHEHDGNELQTTPEFRTHVAKKLSAMLDSCIKEIQGSNSFNPESTAASEDEGFRLLSTSVPGDPWKTLPSPTLKRRVASSTSYMICPGDIHPPRSL